GAGGCCGGAACCGAGATAGTGCCGGATGCCCTCAACATGCGCAGGCAGCACGGTCTGGTGCCGCTGCATGTGCAGCTGTCTGCCGAAACGGGGGTTGTTGACCCAGTCTCCCCATATCTCGAGGGAAACGCCGGGCTGCGGGTCTGCCATATGCCCCACCACGGGAACACTGTCTCCGGTGGGCGTCTTGAGGCTGAAAACGGTGTAGCCGTTTTCCTCGTTATGAAAGACCACGCGTTCAAGCGAGCCTTTCAGTGACACTTCCGCGGGCTTGTCTCCGCCATCGGCCGGGGCATCGAGTAGATTTTTCTGCTGCATGCGGGTCATGTATCGACTGACCGCCTACAGGTCAAACTCATCCAGCTCCATGAGCCCGGAAAGAGGAGACAGACTCTGACGGGCCTGCATGAGCATGAGGTCGGCCAGAACAAGGCAGACCATGGATTTGAGCACGGGAACCACGCGCGGAATGGCGCATATGTCGTGCCTGCCGCCTATGCGGATGGTGCGTTCCTCGCCCTGCCGCGTGGTGGTAACCTGCTCCTTGGCGATGGAGGGTATGGGCTTTATGGCTACCCGCGCAATTACCGGCATACCGTTGGAAATGCCGCCGAGAATGCCACCGGCATTGTTGGTGACAAAAGAGTTCTCGCGCATGGAATCGTTATTCTCGCTGCCGCGCATACGCGCCGCCTCGAAACCGCTGCCTATCTCCACGCCCTTCACCGCGCCCACGCTCATGAGGGCGTAGGCAAGGCGGGCATCCAGCTTGTCGAAAACAGGCTCGCCAAGACCGGCAGGCACACCCAGTGCCTCAATCTGTACCACGCCGCCCAGCGTATCGCCGTCTGCCTTCACATCGTGCACAAGGCTTTCCCACCCGCCGATGACATCCGCGTCGGGCGAAAAGAACGGACGCTCCTGCGCGCCTTCGGGGTCCACGATATCCGCGGCTATGCCGCCCAGTTCCACTGTATAGGCGCGGACAGATATGCCCTGTGCGGCAAGAAACTGCTGGGCAATGGCGCCGCCCGCAACGCGGCTC
This region of Desulfovibrio subterraneus genomic DNA includes:
- the aroC gene encoding chorismate synthase yields the protein MSGSTFGRMFRLTTFGESHGAALGGVVDGCPSGIELSEDDIQGELDRRRPGQGGLAATARKEADRVRILSGVFEGRTTGTPIGFMIENTDQRSHDYSDIMHVWRPGHADFTFDRKFGFRDYRGGGRSSGRETVSRVAGGAIAQQFLAAQGISVRAYTVELGGIAADIVDPEGAQERPFFSPDADVIGGWESLVHDVKADGDTLGGVVQIEALGVPAGLGEPVFDKLDARLAYALMSVGAVKGVEIGSGFEAARMRGSENNDSMRENSFVTNNAGGILGGISNGMPVIARVAIKPIPSIAKEQVTTTRQGEERTIRIGGRHDICAIPRVVPVLKSMVCLVLADLMLMQARQSLSPLSGLMELDEFDL